A window of the Halopseudomonas phragmitis genome harbors these coding sequences:
- a CDS encoding PilW family protein: MNNYFNHAERGLSMIELLIALAISSLLILGITQIYVDNKGNYLFQQGQSDNVENARYTLLILEEELQRVGYRNRPDDSFENTFRAATAGTCTFAAGEVINFHAASQRLCIRYQPNVPGVASCDGTELDAADEPYTNPAEPAIVRLQVVDGALLCNGVAIVDNLVDFKLEFGVSGGESREAARYTLAPAAGETIRSVRYSALLKSRAQNLADSNASPAYQRWQATWYDNGRATAPDRALYLIAESTVNLRNLTR, translated from the coding sequence ATGAACAACTACTTCAACCACGCTGAACGCGGACTGTCGATGATCGAACTGCTGATCGCCCTTGCCATCAGCAGCCTGCTGATTCTGGGTATCACCCAGATCTACGTCGACAACAAGGGCAACTACCTGTTCCAGCAGGGTCAATCCGACAATGTCGAGAATGCCCGCTACACCCTGTTGATTCTGGAGGAAGAACTGCAGCGGGTCGGCTATCGCAACCGGCCCGACGACTCCTTCGAAAATACCTTCCGGGCCGCTACTGCCGGAACCTGCACATTCGCAGCCGGGGAGGTGATCAATTTCCATGCCGCCAGCCAACGCCTGTGCATTCGCTATCAACCCAACGTGCCAGGCGTCGCCTCCTGTGACGGAACAGAGCTGGATGCCGCCGATGAGCCCTACACCAACCCGGCAGAGCCGGCCATTGTGCGTCTGCAGGTGGTTGATGGCGCCCTGCTCTGCAACGGCGTGGCCATTGTCGACAACCTGGTCGACTTCAAGCTCGAGTTTGGTGTCAGTGGCGGAGAAAGCCGTGAGGCCGCCAGGTACACCCTGGCGCCTGCCGCCGGTGAAACCATTCGTTCGGTGCGCTACTCCGCCCTGCTGAAAAGCCGTGCGCAGAACCTGGCCGATAGCAACGCCAGCCCGGCCTACCAGCGCTGGCAAGCCACCTGGTACGACAACGGCCGGGCCACCGCCCCGGATCGGGCGCTTTATCTGATCGCAGAAAGTACGGTCAACCTCAGGAATCTGACACGATGA
- a CDS encoding DUF6351 family protein, translated as MSLTRRYLLPGTISLLTLALSGCLNSSSSSSNRQQPAIPDFNLETLSSAADQVSGQDVLVSILGDPDLIEQELERLEFWLNDQQIEPSRTISRLGRMEVLIEGLEPGDNRLELHHTQHGPLDSLSLTSHSLSGPIFSGPQQYPFVCTVTTELGRQPLVDTDDNAGFPVFEGGTLIGYSKDCMIEPYVEFLYRATDNSYKPLPGDGSRPADMATTTLTDGREVDFVVRREVGTLNRFIYSFATLASLGDNADSASTELWNDRLLFHFEGGVAIGHTQGRLSGRALSPQALGQGYAVIYSTGTRTNTHYNLQVGGEAALMTKEHFVKRFGMPDYTVAIGGSGGGIQQYVYAQNHPGLIDAGVPQYAYPDMVTQTIHIGDCELLEHYMDATDRTNPLWQTTANRSLLVGLNSTDDYPDPLAGAKTMLGYATAPGMTECIPAWRGLTPLVMNPLFGQVTNQQLMEPAGIMNSVKWTHYDDLRNIYGVDDQGEPRTLYDNVGVQYGLQALVDGAITPAEFLHLNAFVGGWKQPNEMVQEGFPFLGSINDVMADPSLFDPWSMRNMNLSPDGIAPAPRTAGDLQAIQAAYSSGMVFDGQLDIPVIDWRNYLEEVLDMHNSHQSFSARQRIINRMGHADNQVIWFTDTRPTNTSDPNRPRPGQEFDQTWMALEVLHDWLMNIRANPDQSIGENRPAQAVDSCFDSDGELMAAGDDVWNGILDTQSAGTCTQAFPTYTTSRMVAGGPIEGSVFKCSLKPVATAITDGTYGSWAPDAGQVARLNEIFPDGVCDYSQPDQGRPNP; from the coding sequence ATGTCACTGACTAGACGCTATCTTTTACCCGGCACTATCAGCCTGCTGACGCTGGCACTGAGTGGCTGCCTGAACAGCTCCAGTTCCAGCTCAAATCGTCAGCAACCAGCCATTCCCGACTTCAACCTGGAAACCCTGTCCAGCGCAGCCGATCAGGTCAGCGGCCAGGATGTGCTGGTAAGCATTCTCGGCGATCCGGATCTGATTGAGCAGGAACTGGAGCGACTGGAGTTCTGGCTCAACGACCAGCAGATCGAGCCTAGCCGGACCATCAGCCGCCTTGGGCGCATGGAGGTTCTGATCGAAGGGCTGGAGCCGGGCGACAACCGGCTTGAATTGCACCATACCCAGCACGGCCCACTGGACAGCCTGAGCCTGACCAGCCACTCGCTCAGCGGCCCGATTTTCTCCGGCCCGCAGCAATACCCCTTTGTCTGTACCGTCACCACTGAACTGGGCCGTCAGCCACTGGTCGATACCGACGACAATGCCGGCTTCCCGGTGTTTGAGGGCGGTACGCTGATCGGCTACAGCAAGGACTGCATGATCGAACCCTATGTCGAGTTTCTCTATCGGGCGACCGACAATAGCTACAAACCACTGCCCGGTGACGGCAGCCGCCCGGCCGATATGGCAACCACCACACTGACCGATGGCCGCGAAGTGGACTTTGTAGTGCGCCGCGAGGTCGGCACGCTCAACCGCTTCATCTACAGCTTCGCGACCCTGGCCAGTCTCGGCGACAACGCCGACAGCGCCTCTACAGAACTGTGGAACGACCGGTTGCTGTTTCACTTCGAAGGCGGGGTCGCCATTGGCCACACCCAGGGCCGCCTGAGCGGTCGCGCGCTGTCTCCCCAGGCGCTAGGCCAGGGTTATGCGGTGATCTATTCCACCGGCACCCGCACCAATACTCACTACAATCTGCAGGTCGGCGGTGAAGCAGCGCTGATGACCAAGGAGCACTTCGTCAAGCGCTTCGGCATGCCAGACTATACCGTCGCCATTGGCGGTTCCGGCGGCGGCATTCAGCAATATGTCTACGCCCAGAATCATCCCGGCCTGATTGACGCCGGTGTGCCCCAGTACGCCTACCCGGACATGGTGACCCAGACCATTCATATCGGTGACTGCGAACTGCTTGAGCATTATATGGACGCCACCGACCGGACCAACCCGCTATGGCAGACCACCGCCAACCGCAGTCTGCTGGTCGGCCTCAACTCGACCGATGACTACCCCGATCCGCTGGCTGGCGCCAAGACCATGCTGGGCTATGCCACCGCTCCCGGCATGACCGAGTGCATCCCGGCCTGGCGTGGCCTGACTCCGCTGGTCATGAACCCGCTGTTCGGTCAGGTCACCAATCAGCAATTGATGGAACCCGCCGGCATCATGAACAGCGTCAAGTGGACCCACTACGACGACTTGCGCAACATCTACGGTGTCGATGATCAGGGCGAGCCGCGCACGCTGTACGACAACGTCGGAGTTCAATACGGCCTTCAGGCCCTGGTCGACGGCGCCATCACCCCGGCAGAGTTCCTGCACCTGAATGCCTTTGTCGGCGGCTGGAAACAGCCAAATGAAATGGTCCAGGAGGGATTTCCGTTCCTCGGCAGCATCAATGACGTAATGGCAGACCCCAGCCTCTTCGACCCCTGGAGCATGCGCAATATGAACCTGAGCCCGGACGGCATAGCGCCCGCGCCCCGGACTGCCGGTGACCTGCAGGCTATCCAGGCGGCCTATAGCTCAGGGATGGTGTTCGACGGACAGCTGGATATTCCAGTGATCGACTGGCGCAACTACCTGGAAGAAGTACTGGACATGCACAACAGCCATCAGTCGTTCTCGGCCCGGCAGCGAATCATCAACCGGATGGGGCATGCCGACAACCAGGTGATCTGGTTTACCGATACCCGTCCCACTAATACCAGCGATCCGAACCGTCCGCGCCCAGGCCAGGAGTTCGACCAGACATGGATGGCTCTGGAGGTGCTGCATGACTGGCTGATGAACATCCGCGCCAACCCGGATCAGAGCATTGGTGAAAACCGTCCGGCTCAGGCGGTGGATAGCTGCTTCGACAGCGACGGCGAACTGATGGCCGCAGGCGATGATGTATGGAACGGCATTCTCGACACTCAGAGCGCCGGCACCTGTACCCAGGCCTTCCCGACCTACACCACTTCGCGAATGGTCGCTGGCGGACCAATCGAAGGCAGCGTCTTCAAATGCAGCCTCAAACCGGTCGCCACGGCCATAACCGATGGAACCTACGGGAGCTGGGCCCCAGATGCCGGCCAAGTCGCACGACTAAACGAAATCTTCCCTGACGGGGTATGCGATTACAGCCAGCCCGACCAGGGGCGACCCAACCCGTAA
- a CDS encoding aminotransferase-like domain-containing protein — protein MAHELFLYESISQRLRKHILGGSYRAGERLPSIRHLSQLFGVSINTIMQCFRQLELDGFIEVRPRSGVYVSQDPPRQPDNEHPAHFPLLPVEVSLSEDILHYMEPHAEQDLIRLGIALPSPSSMPVERVLRTLREVTRTHPLEAWDYMHPHGHPRFTHQLARRSLKYDVPITEQDLIVTNGCMEAIELALRAVTRRGDSVAVETPTYYGTLVALDVLQRRVVEIPTHYRDGICLYSLEQAFKRGQVSACLVSPNAQNPLGFSMPAERKRKLVALANRYQIPLIENDIWGDTVYADKALPAKAYDEHGMVIYCNSFSKTLMPGLRLGWVAPGRFHHRLRELKQISSITTASAPQLLLGRLMESGFYAQHLQRLRRQLQQQSRDTAALIRATFPAGTRVEEPAGGCVLWVKLPGQSDSRQLFDQALAAGIHIFPGNVFSAGARHYNYLRINAGHPVTPAIRQAIATLGKLASRL, from the coding sequence ATGGCCCACGAACTCTTTCTGTACGAGAGCATCAGTCAACGCTTGCGCAAACATATCCTCGGCGGCAGCTATCGCGCTGGCGAGCGCTTGCCCTCGATACGCCATCTGAGCCAGCTGTTCGGCGTCAGTATCAACACCATCATGCAGTGCTTTCGTCAGCTTGAGCTGGATGGCTTCATTGAAGTGCGTCCGCGTTCCGGGGTCTATGTCAGCCAGGATCCGCCGCGCCAACCGGACAACGAGCACCCCGCACACTTCCCCTTGCTGCCGGTAGAGGTTTCGCTCAGTGAGGACATCCTTCACTACATGGAACCCCACGCCGAACAGGACCTGATCCGCCTGGGTATCGCACTACCCAGCCCGAGCAGCATGCCTGTTGAAAGGGTACTGCGGACCCTGCGCGAGGTCACCCGGACTCATCCGCTGGAGGCCTGGGACTATATGCATCCACACGGCCATCCGCGGTTTACCCATCAACTGGCTAGGCGCAGTCTGAAGTACGACGTCCCCATCACCGAACAGGACCTGATCGTCACCAATGGTTGCATGGAAGCCATTGAGCTGGCTTTGCGCGCGGTCACCCGACGCGGCGATAGCGTGGCCGTGGAAACCCCAACCTACTACGGCACGCTGGTGGCCCTGGATGTACTGCAACGGCGGGTGGTGGAAATCCCCACCCATTACCGCGACGGCATCTGTCTGTACTCTCTGGAGCAGGCCTTCAAGCGCGGCCAGGTCAGCGCCTGTCTGGTTTCGCCCAATGCCCAGAATCCGCTGGGTTTCAGCATGCCGGCCGAGCGCAAGCGCAAACTGGTAGCCCTGGCCAACCGTTATCAGATTCCGCTGATCGAGAACGATATCTGGGGCGACACCGTTTACGCTGACAAGGCACTGCCGGCCAAGGCCTATGACGAGCACGGGATGGTGATCTACTGCAACTCCTTCTCCAAAACCTTGATGCCCGGGCTGCGGCTCGGCTGGGTTGCTCCTGGGCGCTTTCACCACCGGCTGCGCGAACTCAAACAGATCAGCAGCATTACCACCGCCTCGGCCCCACAGTTGCTGCTCGGGCGCCTGATGGAAAGCGGCTTCTATGCCCAGCACCTGCAACGCTTGCGTCGACAGCTGCAGCAGCAAAGCCGTGATACCGCAGCCTTGATACGGGCCACCTTTCCTGCTGGTACACGGGTAGAAGAGCCCGCCGGCGGCTGCGTGTTATGGGTAAAGCTGCCGGGCCAGTCAGACTCCAGACAGCTGTTCGATCAGGCGCTGGCCGCCGGCATTCATATCTTCCCCGGCAATGTGTTTTCCGCCGGCGCACGGCATTACAACTATCTGCGTATCAACGCTGGGCACCCGGTTACGCCAGCCATCCGCCAGGCCATCGCTACACTCGGCAAACTGGCCAGCCGGCTCTAA
- the pilV gene encoding type IV pilus modification protein PilV has protein sequence MNHRDMRGFSLLEVLITILLTAIGILGMVAMQGRAIQYTQDSVQRTQAVILASELLEIVRTNPGSLEADSDDSPLFASLPTSANGDCLEAGNPTTLVGDQLACWARKVRLLLPGADEFGNQIYSCLSSAPGTCNDNAAAIEIQLAWRAVGNECPQAGDSTPEFCTYRFRTQI, from the coding sequence ATGAACCATAGAGATATGCGGGGCTTCAGTCTGCTGGAAGTTCTGATCACCATACTGCTGACCGCCATCGGTATCCTCGGCATGGTAGCGATGCAGGGGCGGGCCATTCAGTACACCCAGGACTCAGTTCAACGCACCCAGGCCGTCATTCTGGCCAGTGAGCTGCTGGAAATCGTGCGCACCAACCCAGGCTCTCTGGAAGCTGACAGTGATGATTCCCCACTGTTCGCCAGCTTGCCAACCAGCGCCAATGGCGACTGCCTGGAAGCGGGCAACCCTACCACTCTGGTTGGCGACCAACTGGCCTGCTGGGCCCGCAAGGTACGCCTGCTGTTACCAGGGGCCGACGAGTTCGGCAATCAGATCTATAGCTGCCTGTCTTCGGCCCCCGGCACCTGCAATGACAATGCAGCGGCCATTGAGATTCAACTGGCCTGGCGGGCGGTAGGCAACGAGTGCCCGCAAGCCGGTGACTCGACCCCCGAGTTCTGCACTTATCGCTTCCGGACCCAGATATGA
- a CDS encoding GspH/FimT family pseudopilin, with protein MTPGSSKGFTLVELMIVIALLVILSVIAVPGFNTLVRDNRIQSQAEEFNALLQYARSEAVIRKVPVQVAIDAAAGSIEVSARGEPLRTTTLTLGGVDFRASASQLGYRPNGTATVPDFRSTFCRDDDAGTGLLLTVSGSGSTTLHHKGQNATGGSLGSCTP; from the coding sequence ATGACACCTGGAAGTTCGAAGGGATTTACACTGGTAGAGCTGATGATAGTGATTGCACTACTCGTCATTCTGTCAGTGATAGCCGTTCCCGGCTTCAACACGCTGGTTCGCGATAATCGCATTCAGTCCCAGGCGGAAGAGTTCAACGCACTGCTGCAATACGCCCGCAGCGAGGCAGTCATCCGCAAGGTTCCCGTACAGGTCGCCATCGATGCTGCCGCCGGCAGCATCGAGGTCAGCGCGCGCGGAGAGCCGCTTCGCACCACCACCCTGACCCTGGGCGGTGTCGACTTCCGCGCCAGCGCCAGCCAACTGGGCTATCGCCCCAACGGCACCGCCACCGTCCCCGATTTTCGCTCGACCTTCTGCCGCGATGATGACGCCGGTACAGGGCTGCTACTGACCGTCTCTGGCAGTGGCTCCACCACCCTTCACCACAAAGGCCAGAATGCCACAGGCGGTAGCCTGGGGAGTTGCACACCATGA
- the trmA gene encoding tRNA (uridine(54)-C5)-methyltransferase TrmA, translating to MGLEFNPHNYDQQLADKRQRLVDLLAPFGAPEPELFASPPEHFRLRAEFRLWYEQGVPHYAMFEQGDKRAPVLLEQLPIASRRINALMGPLLDACKANPELGRKLFQVEFLTTLSGQALVTLCYHRPIDESWDQAARGLAEALDIQLIGRSRGRKRVLAQDYITETLTVDERSWHYQQVEGGFTQPNGEVNQKMLSWALSAAGHSERDLLELYCGNGNFTLPLSTRFRRVLATELAKRSVHAAQENLRMNGVENVTLVRLASEEVTQALTGVREFRRLQGIDLAGFEFDTIFVDPPRAGLDPATLELVRGYPRILYISCNPETLAANLTQLNSTHQITRCALFDQFPYTHHMEAGVLLERR from the coding sequence ATGGGTCTGGAATTCAATCCGCACAACTACGACCAGCAACTGGCGGACAAGCGCCAGCGGCTGGTCGACTTGCTCGCCCCCTTCGGCGCCCCGGAACCGGAGCTGTTCGCCTCACCGCCCGAACACTTCCGCCTGCGCGCCGAGTTCCGTCTGTGGTATGAGCAGGGCGTGCCGCACTATGCGATGTTCGAGCAGGGCGACAAGCGCGCGCCGGTTCTGCTGGAACAGTTGCCGATTGCCAGCCGACGCATCAATGCGCTGATGGGTCCCTTGCTGGATGCCTGCAAGGCCAATCCAGAGTTGGGCCGCAAGCTGTTCCAGGTCGAGTTTCTCACTACGCTATCAGGCCAGGCACTGGTCACCCTGTGCTACCACCGGCCGATCGACGAGAGCTGGGATCAGGCGGCCCGAGGACTGGCCGAGGCACTCGACATTCAGTTGATCGGCCGCAGCCGAGGCCGCAAGCGGGTCCTGGCCCAGGACTACATCACCGAAACCCTGACAGTCGACGAGCGCTCCTGGCATTACCAGCAGGTCGAAGGCGGTTTCACCCAGCCCAATGGCGAGGTTAACCAGAAGATGCTGAGCTGGGCGCTGAGTGCGGCCGGACACAGCGAGCGCGACCTGTTGGAACTGTATTGCGGCAACGGCAATTTCACCCTGCCGCTGTCGACCCGCTTCCGCCGGGTACTGGCCACAGAACTGGCCAAGCGCTCAGTGCATGCCGCTCAGGAAAATCTGCGCATGAACGGAGTCGAGAATGTCACCCTGGTGCGTCTGGCCAGCGAGGAAGTCACCCAGGCTCTGACCGGCGTACGCGAATTCCGCAGGCTGCAGGGTATTGATCTGGCCGGTTTCGAGTTCGACACCATATTCGTCGACCCGCCACGCGCCGGCCTGGACCCTGCGACCTTGGAGCTGGTCCGTGGCTATCCACGCATCCTCTACATCTCCTGCAACCCGGAAACCCTGGCCGCCAACCTGACGCAGTTGAACAGCACGCACCAGATCACCCGCTGCGCCCTGTTCGACCAGTTCCCCTATACCCATCACATGGAAGCCGGGGTATTGCTGGAACGGCGCTGA
- a CDS encoding NCS2 family permease, with the protein MLEKLFQLKAHGTTVRTEVIAGLTTFLTMAYIIFVNPTMMSDAGIDPGAAFVATCLAAAIGTLIMGLWANYPIALAPGMGLNAMFSYTVVGSMGYSWEVALGAVFISGFLFFLLSIFKVREWIINSIPLALRSAIAAGIGLFLALIALKNAGLVVDHPVTLVTLGDMRQPAPVLAALGFALIVALAYRKVTGAVMIGILVVTGISLLAGLTSFTGVVSAPPSLKPTFMELDILGALEVGMISVIFAFLFVDLFDTSGTLIGVAQRANLVDKDGKLPRLGRALMADSTATMAGAALGTSTTTSYVESAAGTSAGGRTGLTACVVALLFLLCLFFSPLAGTVPDYATAPALLFVAVLMTGGLVQIDWEDLTVAAPVVITAISMPLTFSIAHGIALGFISWTVIKLLAGRWRDLNPSLYILAGLFIIKLAIFH; encoded by the coding sequence ATGCTGGAAAAGCTCTTCCAACTTAAAGCCCACGGCACGACCGTTCGCACCGAAGTCATTGCCGGCCTGACCACCTTCCTGACCATGGCCTACATCATCTTCGTCAATCCGACGATGATGAGCGACGCTGGTATCGATCCTGGAGCGGCCTTTGTCGCCACCTGTCTGGCAGCCGCTATTGGCACATTGATCATGGGCCTGTGGGCCAACTACCCGATTGCCCTCGCCCCCGGCATGGGGCTGAACGCGATGTTCAGCTATACCGTGGTCGGCTCGATGGGCTATAGCTGGGAAGTTGCCCTGGGGGCGGTCTTCATTTCCGGTTTTCTGTTTTTCCTGCTGAGCATCTTCAAGGTCCGTGAGTGGATCATCAACAGCATTCCGCTGGCGCTGCGCTCGGCGATTGCCGCCGGGATCGGACTGTTCCTAGCGCTGATCGCCCTGAAGAACGCCGGACTGGTGGTCGATCACCCGGTTACACTGGTAACCTTGGGCGATATGCGCCAACCAGCACCGGTTCTGGCCGCACTGGGTTTTGCCCTGATCGTCGCCCTGGCCTATCGCAAGGTTACTGGTGCGGTCATGATCGGCATTCTGGTGGTGACCGGCATCAGCTTGCTGGCTGGCCTGACCTCGTTCACTGGCGTGGTCTCGGCACCGCCGAGCCTGAAACCGACCTTCATGGAGCTGGATATCCTTGGCGCGCTGGAAGTCGGGATGATCAGCGTGATCTTCGCCTTCCTGTTCGTTGACCTGTTCGACACTTCCGGCACCCTGATCGGGGTCGCGCAACGGGCCAATCTGGTTGACAAGGACGGCAAGCTGCCGCGTCTGGGCCGTGCCCTGATGGCCGACAGTACCGCAACTATGGCCGGTGCCGCCCTGGGTACTTCGACCACCACCAGCTATGTTGAATCAGCGGCCGGCACCAGCGCCGGTGGCCGTACCGGCCTGACTGCCTGCGTGGTTGCCCTGCTGTTTCTGCTGTGCCTGTTCTTTTCGCCGCTGGCCGGCACTGTGCCTGACTACGCAACTGCGCCGGCCCTGCTGTTCGTTGCAGTACTGATGACCGGTGGCCTGGTCCAGATCGACTGGGAAGATCTGACCGTCGCCGCGCCGGTCGTGATTACCGCCATCTCCATGCCACTGACCTTCTCGATCGCGCATGGCATCGCCCTGGGTTTCATCAGTTGGACGGTAATCAAGCTGCTGGCCGGGCGCTGGCGTGACCTCAACCCCAGCCTGTATATTCTGGCCGGACTGTTCATCATCAAACTGGCGATCTTCCACTGA
- a CDS encoding DUF6351 family protein — translation MMSRHGFAVALGILGLSLVSQSWADTPTNASQISLSVLSSAPDQISGSDVLLGLEGDPELLQRALGNLEFRVNQHPVQPLRLTQRDGRLEVLIDGLNIGRNQLELHHQRLGQLHELTLTSYPLSGPIFSGPQQFPFVCTVTSELERQPLVDSDQPPGFPVHDDTGALVGYSNDCMIEAYVDWLYRTTEGRYQPLPEDGSYPEDVATTVLTDGREVDFIVRREIGTINRFIYSFATLAHFEDAPSGLSTDLWNGRLLFHFEGGVGVGHSQGRVTRRSLEPEALGLGYAVIYSSGTRTSTHYNLQLGGETALMTKEHFIKRFGVPDYTVAIGGSGGGIQQYIYAQNHPGLIDAGVPQYAYPDMVTQMIHGLDCELLEHFMDVTDKNNRRWRTTTNRSLLVGLNAVAHFLDPFALGKLLLGYSSAPGMSECVPGWRGLTPLVLNPHYGRARNQELMQPEKLMSTVRWTHYQDLRNIYGVDEQGEPRTLYDNVGVQYGLRALTDGKITPEEFLRLNALVGGWKRPADMVQEGYPFIGSLPHVLASPSRRFDAWSRRNMTLSPDHITPAPRTVGDPEAIRAAYRSGLVFEGQLDIPLIDWRHYLEDVLDMHNSHQSFSARQRIINRMGHADHQLIWFTDTRPTDISNPLRPRANKEANHTWLALEVLHEWLMNIRANPHLSIAENRPANALDSCFDADGALIAAGDDVWAGKLDDQPPGACSQIFPTYTTSRMVAGGPIEGGIFKCALKSVDTALNDGTYGHWRPDAYQAARLKEIFPDGVCDYTQPDQGRPHD, via the coding sequence ATGATGTCACGCCACGGGTTTGCTGTAGCACTCGGCATCCTGGGATTGAGCCTGGTATCCCAGTCATGGGCCGACACTCCCACGAACGCCAGCCAGATCAGCCTGAGCGTCCTGTCCAGCGCCCCCGATCAGATCAGCGGCAGCGATGTTCTGCTGGGTCTGGAGGGCGACCCCGAACTGTTACAGCGAGCCCTTGGAAACCTTGAGTTTCGCGTCAACCAGCACCCTGTCCAGCCTCTGCGCCTGACCCAACGCGATGGCCGACTGGAAGTGCTGATCGACGGCCTGAACATCGGTCGCAATCAACTGGAGCTGCACCATCAGCGGCTGGGACAACTGCATGAACTGACCTTGACCAGCTATCCGTTGAGCGGCCCTATTTTCTCCGGCCCCCAGCAGTTTCCTTTCGTCTGCACCGTAACCAGCGAGCTGGAGCGCCAGCCTCTGGTCGATAGCGACCAGCCGCCGGGTTTTCCTGTGCACGACGACACCGGGGCACTAGTCGGCTATAGCAACGATTGCATGATTGAGGCCTATGTCGACTGGCTCTATCGCACTACCGAAGGCCGCTATCAACCCCTGCCAGAGGATGGCAGCTACCCAGAGGATGTTGCCACCACGGTTCTGACCGATGGCCGCGAAGTGGACTTCATCGTGCGCCGGGAGATCGGCACCATCAACCGTTTCATCTACAGTTTTGCCACTCTGGCGCACTTCGAGGATGCGCCATCCGGGCTTTCAACCGATCTATGGAACGGCCGTCTGCTGTTTCACTTCGAAGGTGGCGTGGGGGTCGGCCATAGCCAGGGACGGGTAACCCGCCGCTCGCTCGAGCCGGAGGCGCTGGGCCTGGGTTATGCGGTGATTTACTCCAGCGGCACCCGTACCAGCACACACTACAACCTGCAACTGGGCGGCGAAACCGCGCTAATGACCAAGGAGCACTTTATCAAGCGCTTTGGGGTTCCTGACTACACCGTAGCCATTGGCGGCTCCGGTGGCGGCATCCAGCAATACATCTACGCTCAGAACCATCCCGGCCTGATCGATGCCGGCGTACCACAGTACGCCTACCCGGACATGGTCACCCAGATGATTCACGGCCTGGATTGTGAATTGCTGGAACACTTCATGGACGTAACCGACAAGAACAATCGGCGCTGGCGCACCACCACCAACCGCAGCCTGCTGGTCGGGCTCAATGCCGTTGCGCACTTCCTCGATCCTTTCGCTCTCGGCAAGCTATTGCTGGGCTACTCCAGTGCACCCGGCATGAGCGAATGCGTCCCCGGCTGGCGCGGCCTCACCCCTCTGGTCCTTAACCCACACTATGGGCGGGCCCGCAATCAGGAGCTGATGCAGCCAGAAAAACTGATGTCAACGGTACGCTGGACCCACTATCAGGACCTGCGCAACATCTACGGCGTGGATGAACAAGGCGAACCCCGTACCCTGTATGACAATGTTGGTGTGCAATACGGCCTGCGCGCCCTGACCGACGGCAAGATCACACCGGAAGAGTTTCTCCGTCTCAACGCTTTGGTCGGCGGCTGGAAGCGGCCAGCGGATATGGTTCAGGAGGGTTACCCGTTTATCGGCTCACTACCCCATGTACTGGCATCCCCCAGCCGCCGCTTCGATGCCTGGAGCCGGCGCAATATGACCCTGAGCCCGGACCACATCACCCCGGCGCCCCGCACTGTGGGCGATCCCGAAGCCATTCGAGCAGCTTACCGATCCGGCCTGGTATTCGAAGGCCAGCTGGATATCCCGCTGATCGACTGGCGGCATTACCTTGAAGATGTGCTGGACATGCACAACAGCCATCAATCGTTCTCTGCCCGGCAACGGATCATCAACCGAATGGGGCACGCCGATCACCAGTTGATCTGGTTCACCGATACCCGGCCCACCGACATCAGCAATCCACTGCGACCGCGCGCCAACAAGGAAGCCAATCACACCTGGCTGGCCCTGGAAGTGCTGCATGAGTGGCTGATGAACATCCGCGCCAACCCGCACCTGAGTATCGCCGAGAACCGCCCGGCCAATGCGCTCGACAGCTGCTTTGACGCCGACGGCGCTCTGATCGCCGCCGGCGACGACGTCTGGGCCGGCAAGCTCGACGACCAGCCTCCCGGAGCCTGCAGCCAGATATTCCCGACCTACACCACCTCACGCATGGTTGCTGGCGGGCCGATTGAAGGTGGGATTTTCAAATGCGCACTGAAATCGGTGGACACCGCCTTGAACGATGGTACCTATGGTCACTGGCGACCGGACGCCTACCAGGCCGCCAGACTCAAGGAAATCTTCCCTGACGGGGTATGTGATTACACCCAGCCAGACCAGGGAAGGCCGCACGACTAA